From Euzebya rosea, one genomic window encodes:
- the ppk1 gene encoding polyphosphate kinase 1, which yields MITEPDPAAAVRSLPPRGPDGRFRRPEVQDLSDPSLYLNRELSWLEFNRRVLAQAADSAVPLLERLRFISIFHSNLDEFFMIRVAGLKDQVAAGLRLRTPDGLSAVEQLEAISRRVRPMAEQSTVTLHERILPLLARRGVGVVHVADLDERTLGRLQKQFDEQIFPVLTPLAVDPGHPFPYISNLAISLAVSVRDHKTGHRKLARVKVPGVLPRFWQVPGSRRAWVPLEELIRWRLDALFPGMDVESAHLFRVTRNADMDVDEDEAEDLLLAIQAQLSRRRFGSVVRLEVADDMPAETVRTLQEELDISTMHTYPVRGLLGLADLSQLADLDQPTLRFSPWVPVTHPRLRTCADDPVDSPTMFERIAEHDILLRHPYHSFATSVEQFVTAAADDPQVLAIKQTLYRTSGDSPMFRALIHAAEAGKQVVALVELKARFDEEANIEWARILERAGVHVVYGLVGLKTHCKTVLVVRREAEGIRRYVHIGTGNYHPGTAKLYTDLGLLTADADIAEDVTQLFNYLTGYARHDRYRQLMVAPVSLRDRVTELIREQAALGTEGLIRVKLNSLSDRSLIRELYAASRAGATVDLIVRGICGIRPGIPGVSDRIRVMSVLGRLLEHERILQFGRDMWIGSADWLPRNLDRRVEAMVPIEDEDLAAELRRILDVTWEDTRQGWRLRADGTWETPPDLDAVASQARFMAETRAADLEQA from the coding sequence GTGATCACCGAGCCCGACCCTGCTGCCGCCGTCCGCTCCCTTCCCCCGAGGGGCCCCGACGGGCGGTTCAGGCGACCCGAGGTCCAGGACCTGAGCGACCCGTCGTTGTACCTCAACCGCGAGCTGTCGTGGCTGGAGTTCAACCGTCGTGTGCTGGCGCAGGCAGCCGACTCCGCGGTGCCGCTGCTGGAACGGCTCCGCTTCATCAGCATCTTCCACTCCAACCTCGACGAGTTCTTCATGATCCGGGTCGCCGGCCTGAAGGACCAGGTCGCCGCCGGACTGCGGCTGCGCACCCCCGACGGCCTCTCGGCAGTGGAGCAGCTCGAAGCCATCTCGCGTCGCGTCCGGCCCATGGCCGAACAGTCGACCGTCACCCTGCACGAGCGGATCCTGCCGTTGCTGGCCCGTCGTGGGGTGGGGGTCGTGCACGTCGCCGACCTCGACGAGCGCACCCTCGGGCGGCTCCAGAAGCAGTTCGACGAGCAGATCTTCCCGGTCCTCACCCCGCTCGCCGTGGACCCCGGTCACCCGTTCCCCTACATCTCCAACCTGGCGATCTCCCTGGCCGTCTCGGTCCGCGACCACAAGACCGGGCACCGCAAGCTCGCCCGTGTGAAGGTGCCGGGTGTGCTGCCGCGCTTCTGGCAGGTGCCCGGATCGCGTCGGGCCTGGGTGCCGCTGGAGGAGCTGATCCGCTGGCGCCTCGACGCCCTGTTCCCCGGCATGGACGTCGAGTCCGCCCACCTGTTCCGGGTCACCCGAAACGCCGACATGGACGTCGACGAGGACGAGGCCGAGGACCTGCTGCTGGCCATCCAGGCCCAGCTGTCGCGTCGCCGCTTCGGCTCCGTCGTGCGCCTCGAGGTGGCCGACGACATGCCGGCGGAGACGGTCCGGACGCTCCAGGAGGAGCTGGACATCAGCACCATGCACACCTATCCGGTGCGTGGGTTGCTCGGCCTCGCCGACCTGTCGCAGCTGGCCGACCTGGACCAGCCGACCCTCCGGTTCTCACCGTGGGTCCCGGTCACCCACCCTCGCCTGCGGACCTGCGCCGACGATCCCGTCGACAGCCCGACGATGTTCGAGCGGATCGCCGAACACGACATCCTCCTGCGTCACCCCTATCACTCCTTCGCGACGTCGGTGGAGCAGTTCGTCACCGCCGCGGCGGACGATCCGCAGGTCCTTGCGATCAAGCAGACGCTCTACCGCACCTCCGGTGACTCACCGATGTTCCGGGCGTTGATCCACGCCGCCGAGGCCGGCAAGCAAGTGGTCGCCCTCGTCGAGCTGAAGGCCCGGTTCGACGAGGAGGCCAACATCGAGTGGGCCAGGATCCTCGAACGTGCCGGCGTGCATGTCGTCTACGGGCTCGTGGGGCTGAAGACCCACTGCAAGACCGTGCTGGTCGTCCGTCGGGAGGCCGAGGGCATCCGTCGATACGTCCACATCGGTACCGGCAACTACCACCCGGGCACCGCCAAGCTGTACACCGACCTCGGGCTGCTCACCGCCGACGCCGACATCGCCGAGGACGTCACGCAGCTGTTCAACTACCTGACCGGCTACGCCCGGCACGACCGCTACCGACAGCTCATGGTCGCACCGGTCTCGCTGCGCGACCGGGTCACCGAGCTCATCCGGGAACAGGCCGCGCTGGGCACCGAGGGCCTGATCCGCGTCAAGCTCAACTCCCTGTCGGATCGCAGCCTCATCCGCGAGCTGTACGCCGCGAGCCGGGCAGGCGCGACCGTCGACCTGATCGTGCGTGGTATCTGCGGCATCCGCCCGGGCATCCCGGGGGTCTCCGACCGGATCCGGGTCATGTCGGTCCTGGGCCGGCTGCTGGAGCACGAACGCATCCTCCAGTTCGGCCGGGACATGTGGATCGGCTCGGCGGACTGGCTGCCGAGGAACCTCGACCGTCGGGTGGAGGCCATGGTGCCCATCGAGGACGAGGACCTCGCCGCCGAGCTGCGCCGCATCCTCGACGTCACGTGGGAGGACACCCGTCAGGGCTGGCGGCTGCGGGCCGACGGCACCTGGGAGACCCCGCCCGACCTCGACGCGGTCGCCAGCCAGGCCCGGTTCATGGCCGAGACCCGCGCCGCCGACCTCGAGCAGGCCTGA